A single genomic interval of Camelina sativa cultivar DH55 chromosome 11, Cs, whole genome shotgun sequence harbors:
- the LOC104728221 gene encoding uncharacterized protein LOC104728221, translating to MRLIQVYIFLSMFKGCIEEIGEENVVQVVTDNAANNMAATRMMKEIKPSIFWTSCATHSIILMLESISKLTKFKGTIQMAKDFTIFIYAHHKTLALMRTFTNRTEIVRPGVTRFASSFLTLQSLLDKRYQLAAMFSSVFGPLVKLLRLVDGDKKPTMGFLHGELIEGKKKISDGLKHVEKNVKPILSIIEEKINGRLDNPLHLTSYLLNPYYLYKDSSQANSDEVHTKKRNRLAVSRMNNLVYVQFNLRLMNQRKRQKENNVDILVANHAVNAQSWLVDGISNDREDSQFDLQGDIGEEEPFRSKIDDADQIRELNDEDDFISDNEEELDDIDCESDDDQILQVDGEEELED from the exons ATGAGGCTCATACAggtgtatatatttttgagtaTGTTCAAAGGCTGCATTGAGGAGATTGGTGAAGAGAATGTAGTTCAAGTGGTTACTGATAATGCTGCTAACAATATGGCTGCGACAAGAATGATGAAAGAGATCAAACCGAGTATATTTTGGACATCATGTGCGACTCACTCCATCATTTTGATGCTTGAAAGCATATCGAAACTCACAAAGTTCAAAGGCACAATTCAGATGGCGAAAGACTTCACAATATTCATATATGCTCATCATAAGACATTGGCGTTGATGAGAACATTCACAAATAGGACAGAGATTGTGAGACCTGGTGTTACTAGATTTGCATCATCATTTCTTACTTTGCAAAGTCTCTTGGACAAGAGGTATCAACTAGCAGCCATGTTTTCTAGCG TTTTTGGACCATTGGTCAAACTGCTTCGACTTGTTGATGGAGATAAGAAGCCTACAATGGGATTTCTGCATGGAGAACTGatagaaggaaagaaaaagatcaGTGATGGATTAAAACATGTGGAAAAAAATGTTAAGCCGATATTGAGTATCATTGAAGAAAAGATTAATGGTCGACTTGACAATCCTTTGCATCTGACAAGTTATTTGTTGAACCCATACTACTTATATAAAGATTCAAGCCAAGCCAACAGTGATGAG GTACATACAAAGAAACGAAACAGACTTGCTGTAAGTCGAATGAACAATCTTGTGTATGTCCAATTCAATTTAAGATTGATGAACCAAAGGAAGAGACAAAAGGAGAATAATGTTGATATATTGGTTGCGAATCATGCTGTTAATGCTCAATCATGGTTAGTTGATGGGATTTCCAATGATAGAGAGGACTCACAATTCGATTTACAAGGTGAtataggagaagaagaaccattTCGATCAAAAATTGATGATGCAGATCAAATTAGAGAGTTAAATGATGAGGATGATTTCATATCCGacaatgaagaagaacttgatgaTATTGATTGCGAGTCTGACGATGACCAGATTCTACAAGtcgacggagaagaagaacttgaagatTAA